The Coccidioides posadasii str. Silveira chromosome 2, complete sequence genomic interval CGATCAGAAGACCAAGCCCTTCCCTGAACCTTCGTCCAAATTAACTGCTCCGGCGAAAAAGTCGTTGTTCGAACGCCAGAAAGCGGAGGCGGAAGCGAAGCGTGCCAGAGAAAAAGCCGAAACCGCAGCTGTTTACGAAGACTTTGTGAAATCATTTGAGAACGACGGCGATTCTTCGGCACCATTTGCTACAGCAGGCAGATCGAATACGTATCGCCATGGCAATCTGGGTGCGGTGCACTCCGTTGGCGGCCCAGCGAGACGGCATTTCACAAGCGGGACCATGAAGGGCTCAGCAATTGGGAGCTTGGGTCCTCCTCCATCCCAGTTTTCCAAAAAGAGAACATATGATGGATATCCAGCGTCATCTCGCGACCGTGACACGAATCGAGGACTTTTCGCCTTCGAAAATTCATCTGGGCCGGTTGACAGTGCATTTCGAACATCCGACGACGAGGAAGAGAAATCTGcggagaaaaaagaagaagagagagctGCCGCTAAACCTACTCTACATCTTTCCTCGCTACCTCCAGGGACATCGCCCGCGGTAGTCAAGGCTCTTATTCCTCCGGTTTTGGTGGTTGACAACATTAAGATCATTCCGCCTGCTAATCAAGGTGGTGGAGAGCGCAAGATATGGTCAGCTATTGTCACGCTGGCCAAAGAGACCGCTGCTACTGATATGGATACCGTCGTGAGCTCTTTACAAAATAAGTATCTTGGATGGGGATTTTATCTCTCAATATCTCGCCATCTCTCTTCTGCTTCAATTAGCTCTGCGATACCCGTTACTCCTGGCCTTGCTTCTCTCACCTTCCAGCCTTTTGGAGCGCGACCAGTATCACAGGGACCTGGAACGTTTAGTCGTGGCCCACCAGGGCCTCATCGTTCAGGCTTCGCGCCTCCATCCTCATACGGCGCTAGCTATGGTGCAAGGGGTCCCGCATTACAGGTTGACGTGAAGCCACCTTCCGACCTAAGACAGCTAAAATTAATACACAAGACGCTGGAAAATCTGTTAACTTATGGACCTGAGTTTGAAGCTCTTCTTATGAGCCGTCCACAAGTgcagaaagaagagaagtgGGCATGGATATGGAATCCCAGGAGTGTGGGCGGTGTATGGTACAGATGGAAACTATGGGATATTCttacaaattcaaaaaagaatAACAAGACGAATCGGATACGCGGTGCTCCAACGTATATCTTTGAAAACGGTCCAAGCTGGATTGCGCCGGAAAAGAAATTGGATTTCGAGTTCATAACCCAATTAGACCAATTTGTCTCCGATGAAGATTACGACTCTTCTGAAGACGATGAATCTGAtagagaagaggagaggcGGATGGCAGAGGTATCGAATGAATCCAATGACGGAATCGGTCACTTGAATCCGCTCCAAAAGGCGAAGCTAGTTCATCTGCTTGCAAGGCTCCCGACGTCTAACACGAAGCTTCGTCGAGGCGACGTCGCGCGCGTTACGTCATTCGCAATTAATCATGCGGGAGAAGGGGGCGATGAAGTGGTCAATCTGATCGTTTCTAATGTTAAGCACCCCTTGGCTTATACTGCGGCGAATCCCGACAGACAACCCGATGAATCCGAGGCCCTAAATGCAAAGATAGATGAGAATATGCAACTTAAGGAGGGCGACGGGGACGGCGAGGCCTCTGAACAAAATCTGAAGCCTGCATCCAAAGAGAAGGTAGACAAATCACCAGCCAAACTAGTGGGGCTATATATTATATCGGACATCTTATCTTCGTCATCTACAAGTGGCGTTCGTCATGCTTGGCGTTACAGACAGTTATTTGAGACGGCGCTCAAGAACCACAAGGTATTCGAGCATCTCGGACGTCTTGAAAAGGAGCTAGGATGGGGACGTTTAAAAGTAGAAAAATGGAGACGGAGTATTGGGAATTTACTGGGCCTCTGGGAAAGTTGGTGTGTTTTCCCCCAATCAAGCCACGAGCACTTTGTGCAAGTGTTTGAACAGCCCCCCCTTACTGAAAAGGAGATTGCGGAAGAAAAAGCGAGAGCAGAAGCCGAGAAGAGTGCTGCTGCGTTTGGTGGAAAGGGGAAAAGCAAGTGGAGGTCGGTGGAAGATGTTGGCGGGAACACGGATACAAGCGTTGTTGAACCAACCATGGACGACGAGAATATAGATATGGATATCGATGGAGCGCCGATATTGGATGAGGAAAGCCTTGATGCCCAATCAATGTCGGACATTGACGGTATTCCTATGGAGGACTCTGATATGGATGTCGATGGCCAGCCTTTGAATGATGAATCCCCTGAAGGCCAGGACCAGGATTCTGAGATGCCTGTGGAAGGTAAACAACCCTCTAAACCCGAGCCGACAACACCTGAACCTCCAGCCAAACGCCGGCGGCCTAAGGCAGAAGATATGTTTGCAGATTCGGATTCTGAATAGGGGATTGGTGAATCCATTTCTTGATACCCGCTAGTTATCATTATgagttgaaaaaaaaaaaaaaaaaaaaaaaaaaaaaaaaaaaatcagtatattttttttatttgtcCCTTCCGAATTTCCCATTCCATGTAACCTCTGAAGAACTGTCGAAAGTAAGCATAAGGTTTTATTTAGGCCGCAAGGTAGGTACATTGATAGGTATCGTCATCTCTGGGCATTGTAGCCTTGGGAAAAGATCCCGCCAAGCGAGTTTGGATGTTGCGAAAATCCCACCCCACTCACGACCCCGCCATCTCGTCCTCTCGTCGTCTTGAAGTTCACAAAGCTACATCAACACCCAAAACAAGCTGATCGGCAAAGTGTGATTACCAGGGTGATTTGTGCATCATATCAAGGCAAAATGGCAGGTGAGTTTATTCCTTTTCCTGGATCGGTCATCTTTGTCCGTCCCGGTCCTCGCGAAGCGCTCTGCGCGATTCGCAGACTGTGAGAAAATGGGCCTAAAGGGCATAACGATGAGATGCTGACGCCTGCCTTCTATGACGGTAGACTTCCAAGGCGTTGCTCGTATGTTGAATCCGTGTTATCTCCTCCGACATAGCTATGAGTGTGGGATCTGCCAAGATTGGGCTCTAGCGACTGATATCAACTTGACTAGAGCAATTTGTTGAATTTTACTACAAAACCTTCGATGAAAATCGGGCGAATCTTACCGCATTATACGTATGATATTAGCTCCCGAGAACGAAAGATTTTATGGACAGAACGTGGAATACTTACACAATGAATAGCGCCATGAGTCTATGTTGACTTTTGAAACCTCCTCAGTCCAGGGTGCTACTGGTATCGCCGAGAAGTTGGAAGTCAGTTCCCAGCATGTAGAAAAATATGATAGTGGGATATGCATTACTGATATTGTTTGTGATATAGGGCCTCCCATTCCAGAAGGTAGCCCATCGAGTTTCAACTTTGGATGCCCAGCCTACCCGTGACGGCGGAATTCTGGTCATGGTCACCGGTGCTCTTTTGGTGAGTTATAGCTCTGTACCTGTTTATAATATATAGATTCGAAAGTCGATTGAATAGCGTGTGGATGCTAATCGCATGGTCCTGCAGGTCGATGAAGAGCAAAAACCTTTGAGCTACTCCCAGACTTTCCAACTTCTGCCAGACGGAGCTGGAAGCTACTTCGTGCTTAATGACATTTTCCGCCTCGTCTACTCATAATAACATGATTGGAATTTTATACGACACGGCGAAGACTGTATAGAGAAGCGACCGGAATGGGATTTATCAGTAACCCCCATTGACCGGCGGTCACTTTGGAATGGTGTGATGGCAAGCTTGGCCAATATCGAATCAGTTCCCGTGACAAACAGATCCTTCAATTTCCACTTTGATTAAACATGTGCAAATACACCGCCTGTGTGTCATTTACATTTCCTTTCCAAGCACTGGTGGTCTGTCGCGCTTCAAGGCCGGAATGATCGTACATTCCTGGAGCAAAATAGGGACTGCAGCAGCCTCTCCGTCTGGGATCAATATTTCACTGAGCACGCTTTTCGACGAACTATAGTTTCTACCAAAGCTCCTCGCACTAGCATTTACCTTCAAGCCCTGGCCCTAGCCCCTTAGCGACTACTGTAGTTAACACTCACAGCCTTATACATTCgtcttttcttatatctgGTATGGGCATGCATCTAATGGATAGGCTTCAAATGTAGACCCAGCGATCTTAACTAAAAAGATTCCAATTATCGTTATGATCCTTAGTTTGATGTACAGGTACGAATGCTATCATTAAATAACCCGAAGAATTGACTCAAGAATCTTTTAAACTAATGCATAATATTCACCTTGGTCCTGTGACTATTCTAGTAGTTAGTTGCCAGACAGTAATGGTGTTCCCAATATTTCTCCGAGCTATCCCAATGCTGCGAAGATACAACGGAGGCTGTTGAGGTTGTGGAGCAAAATACGCGCTTTCGCTCGTCGGCTCGCATCTACTGCTTGAACATTTGACAACGAAATTCAACCCTGAGATCGCCCTTTTGAGGAATTTTGCTCTATACAGCCCATATCTGTGTTTGATTTCATAGCCTACCGAAATATCAAGGAGATAGGCATAACACCAGAGCATCATCCCTGACTATGACTGTTCTCGTGACGGTCGGGGCGTGCTACATTGACACAATAATAACGTGAGATGACGCATCACCAGTGCTTCCCAATTCTGTTACTGATGTCCACTTTGGATACAGAGTTGATCATTACCCCAGTGAAGATGAGAAGCTGCGTGCGGCGAGTGTCTCACGACGACTCGGTGGGAACACCGCTAACTCACTGGTCGTCCTTCAGCAGCTACTTGAATGCAGACCAAGCATGGGTGTTCAACAAATTCATATGCCCCTTTATGCTGTGGCAGTGTTGCCTGCGAAATCCTCGGCTGCCGTAAAGGTGGTTGAGGCCTCCTTGGCTCCGAAGGTTGACCTTCAGCACTGCATATACCGTGAGGCGTTCAGCGAGCCTGGGTCCAGCTATATCATTCGGAGTCAGTCTTCTGGCACCAGGACAATTGTCAACGACAATCAACTTCCAGAAATGACCATCAATGAGTTTACCCGAATAGCAGATAGTCTGCCCGCTGGTCCAAAATGGTTTCATTTTGAAGTGAGTGGTCTTGGGCACATTTGATAAGCCGTCAACAAGAGGTCCTAGTCGTCCCAAGTACATATTGATTGCGATACTAACTTTCTTCCCCAGGGCCGTATACCAGATGTGACTCTGCAGTGTATACGACATATCCGTCAGAATTTTCCTGCTGACAAGATCAGTGTGGAGATTGAAAAGCCAGGTCGTGCAGGTTTGCAAGAGTTAGCTGTCGAAGCAGACGTGGTCTTCTATTCTAAAAGCTGGGCTCAGGTAAAACCAATAATCCTAATTTCTCATTGAACAGTGGGAATATGGATTTACTAAACTATATCACCCATCATAGGGCCATGGCTATCAATCGCCCGACGATCTCTTGCAAGCACAATCATCAGTAACATCTAAATCGTACgattcttcttatccagTCACCATTGTCGTGCGCTGGGGCTGTATTATTTCGGGGCTGATAGTGATCTAGTTCGATCTTGTGCTGTACGTGGGGTGAAAAGGGAGCTGTATGTCTCGACAAGCGCTGCATGGAGTATATTCATTCGCCCGCATATATGGATGCGAAAGTTCCAATTGTTGAGTACGTGGGACATCTTTGATTCCTTAATCCTTCTCCTCTTCAGCTAAAAGACAAGCTTTCTTACTGTCCTCCTTCGTTTCGCAGCACGGTCGGGGCGGGCGACACTTTCATCGCCGGCATGCTGTATGGATTGATTTGCCACGAGAGTGACTATAGCCTTCAGAGAATGATGGCCTTCTCAAATCGCCTTGCAGGACGAAAGATTACTCAAGAAGGCTTTGAAGGGCTGGGGAAGTACATGGCAGAGCATCTGTAGTAGTTGTTCGCGGGTAAGTGGCTGTTCTCGACCCGGGAGGATGTTTCCGTCACAGAATCTTTTTTGAATTGGATGACATCGACTCTTTATTTCTGTTTAAATACAAAATAGACTTGCTTGAGGACTGGCTGAGCTCGACCACTTTGATATTGATCGTGCTAGTCTGGCTCGGCCATCTGTCCGAGGAATGGCAGGGTTGTCGTTGTTCAACAATTGAGTTCCAAGCTATGAGGGTATCAAATTCTGTGGCATATTTCAATTAGATGCCGCGCCTGGGATATTGTAGTTGCTGTAGCTCCTTCACCTCGGCACGGAGAGAGGAAATTTTAAGATGGATGATATCTCAAAGTTAGTGGGTCCTGCTGTGACATTTGGGATTTTCCCGTCTGCCCATTGAGAGTGTCGGTGACCACATCCTTTCCCCATAGTCTCAAGGATTCACACAATGAATGCGGCATTTGTTTGCGCAGTCAACCCTGCACGCTTGTCAAGCCGTGGTCAAAAACATGGACTGCGGAACCAACAATGCGCTAGTCCCGATTTAGGAAGTTCCGCCGAAGGTGCCAGCACGCTTGGCGCAAGAAGCAAGCGCAAGCTGTGGCTTGGTCGGCTTAGAGGTCATCGTATCTCTTCCATGTCACGCAGCGTTTTGTCTCAAATTCAGCAACGAACAACGTCCAGAGGACTTTTGCAAAAAGGAAGCCCTCATTTTGCAGGCACTCGTTTTTAGCCCAGTATCTTGTGATTTCTCTGAGTCCTAACTGAAGATCCCGGAACAAAGAGCTCCTTTCGCACCAGTTCAAGCCACCTGGTCAGATATCCGGCTCGGCGATAACCACTGGAGGCATCAGCGATCGCTCGTTCCTTACGAACAAACCGGCTCCACGAAATTTGCACGTCCTTTCTGCACCTTTTCTTCCAGCTGGACTAGGTAGGCGCCCTCTGTATGCATTTCCTGAGAAGTCTGCCAAACGTTGCTCCACCAACAGCTCACTAGCTGACAATGCAATCCTACCATCAAGTACTCACTGCTAATAGACAAGCAGTTGGGCCTACACATCTTCGCATAGCTACGAATCTCAAGACCTCTGACAACGACTGTAACGATCGCCACCTTTTACTTTAGCAGGCTTGATAGCTCGAACTTAGGCCAGATCGCATTTTCGTACCGAATTTATTGCAGCACCTTTGCACTCATCTTCCGTTCACAATGAGTCTTGCTGAGGAGTTTAAATCAAGAAACTTCAGTGAGTGCCCTTTCGCCAGCTGCCTGGCCCACCAAAATCCGAGCCGGTTCCTCTACTTTATGCCGAATATAGATTGCTGACTATAGTCATGTCGCAGGCATCTATGGACAATGGTACACGCTGAGCTTCATCCCCTCTCGTTTCCTTCGGTAGATTTACCTTTTGCTAACATTAAATTGGTACCCCAGGACCGGAGTTATTTGCATAATACTCTCCTTTGCAATTGGCCTTGCAAGTGTTTTCTCTCGTTTTATTGTTTTCGGCATTATATCCCTGTTAGTATCATATGCCACCCATTGAGACAATTTCCGATCCAACTAACAGATGCTACAGGGTTTACTCTCCGCTACTCCTTTTCATCGAAGTTCCGTTCCTCCTTCGCATCTGTCCCACGTCCTCAAAATTTGATGCCTTCATTCGTCGCTTCACCACAAACTTTATGCGCGCCGCTATTTATGCTGCTATGAGTGGCGGCCTTTGGATAAGTCTTGTCATTGATCCATCGAGCTTAATTGCTGTTGCTGTCTTTTTGGCAATTGCTGGACTCTTCTATCTTCTGGCGGCACTGATGAAGCAAGAATTTACGAGCAGTAAAACGCTTGGTGGCCAAGGGGTCGCTCAGATGATTGTCTAATGCCGATCCTGGATGCTAAATGCTACGCCTTTGTATGATGTACTCAATAAAGATTGGTGTCTAACATATGTGAGATGGCACTGGAAGGTAGTGATAGTTGCCCTACTGTTTATTCCAGCATACTTTTCTGGTTTTCAGGCTCTTGTTTGGGATGGTTCTTTTCTCGTTTTGACTTGTTTTTTCCAGTCCAGATGTATAGGTAAGATACatgattttctttcttttttgttaaATAGCTTGTGTTTGAGACTAAGGAGGATAATTGGTAGAGCACCAAAGAATGGAGATTTGCTCCACACTCTGTAGTATAATCTTGCTCGAGCTAACTACCAAGCTTGGTTTttcaatattcatgttcATGTCTTACCTTGAATGCGGAATCACCATGATCGCGGTCAGGACAGCCCCTCTTTCGCGCTCAGATGGGTTTGCATCCGTCCACATGGA includes:
- the TVP18 gene encoding Golgi apparatus membrane protein tvp18 (EggNog:ENOG410PKCP~COG:U~TransMembrane:4 (i12-33o39-62i82-101o107-126i)~BUSCO:15947at33183); protein product: MSLAEEFKSRNFSIYGQWTGVICIILSFAIGLASVFSRFIVFGIISLVYSPLLLFIEVPFLLRICPTSSKFDAFIRRFTTNFMRAAIYAAMSGGLWISLVIDPSSLIAVAVFLAIAGLFYLLAALMKQEFTSSKTLGGQGVAQMIV
- the NTF2 gene encoding Nuclear transport factor 2 (EggNog:ENOG410PP3P~COG:U~BUSCO:15945at33183) — protein: MADFQGVAQQFVEFYYKTFDENRANLTALYRHESMLTFETSSVQGATGIAEKLEGLPFQKVAHRVSTLDAQPTRDGGILVMVTGALLVDEEQKPLSYSQTFQLLPDGAGSYFVLNDIFRLVYS
- a CDS encoding uncharacterized protein (EggNog:ENOG410PHKU~COG:A~BUSCO:3872at33183) — encoded protein: MPDDQKTKPFPEPSSKLTAPAKKSLFERQKAEAEAKRAREKAETAAVYEDFVKSFENDGDSSAPFATAGRSNTYRHGNLGAVHSVGGPARRHFTSGTMKGSAIGSLGPPPSQFSKKRTYDGYPASSRDRDTNRGLFAFENSSGPVDSAFRTSDDEEEKSAEKKEEERAAAKPTLHLSSLPPGTSPAVVKALIPPVLVVDNIKIIPPANQGGGERKIWSAIVTLAKETAATDMDTVVSSLQNKYLGWGFYLSISRHLSSASISSAIPVTPGLASLTFQPFGARPVSQGPGTFSRGPPGPHRSGFAPPSSYGASYGARGPALQVDVKPPSDLRQLKLIHKTLENLLTYGPEFEALLMSRPQVQKEEKWAWIWNPRSVGGVWYRWKLWDILTNSKKNNKTNRIRGAPTYIFENGPSWIAPEKKLDFEFITQLDQFVSDEDYDSSEDDESDREEERRMAEVSNESNDGIGHLNPLQKAKLVHLLARLPTSNTKLRRGDVARVTSFAINHAGEGGDEVVNLIVSNVKHPLAYTAANPDRQPDESEALNAKIDENMQLKEGDGDGEASEQNLKPASKEKVDKSPAKLVGLYIISDILSSSSTSGVRHAWRYRQLFETALKNHKVFEHLGRLEKELGWGRLKVEKWRRSIGNLLGLWES
- a CDS encoding uncharacterized protein (EggNog:ENOG410PKFM~COG:G), which translates into the protein MTVLVTVGACYIDTIITVDHYPSEDEKLRAASVSRRLGGNTANSLVVLQQLLECRPSMGVQQIHMPLYAVAVLPAKSSAAVKVVEASLAPKVDLQHCIYREAFSEPGSSYIIRSQSSGTRTIVNDNQLPEMTINEFTRIADSLPAGPKWFHFEGRIPDVTLQCIRHIRQNFPADKISVEIEKPGRAGLQELAVEADVVFYSKSWAQGHGYQSPDDLLQAQSSVTSKSSILCCTWGEKGAVCLDKRCMEYIHSPAYMDAKVPIVDTVGAGDTFIAGMLYGLICHESDYSLQRMMAFSNRLAGRKITQEGFEGLGKYMAEHL